A region of the bacterium genome:
GATTTTTGTGAAACAAGAGTTACAGGGATCGGCGACCGCGTATGCGACAACGGAAGTGAGTTATGCGGTGGGGATGTTAACTGGGACGGGACTCATGCTCTATTTCGGAAAACGGTTCAAGCGGGGTAAACTCCTACTTTGGGGGATGTTTTTCGACGGTGTAACCTTCATTCCGATTTACTTCATCGATTCGTTACTGGCATTACAAATCACATTTGTTGTTCATTCGATTGCTATTCCGTTTTTAATAGTACCACGGGCGGCAATCATTCAGACTATTGTACCGGAAAATATGACTGGACGCATCTTTGCATTGATTAATCTGGCGGTTGTCGGTGTCACAGCTATTTCGGCGGGAGTAACGGGGATAGCGGTGGAATCGTTTGGAGTCCGGGTGGTGTTTGCCGCAATCGGAATCGGCGGGGGGATTTGTGGTGTAATTGGGTTGTGGTTTGCCCGTCAACTCCGAGAAACGGCGTGAGATTGCTCACATAAGTATCCAACTAATTATAAAAATATCAACGTATCTCTATTGTATCTGTCGAAATTCTGTTATACTATTAGTGTTCGCATCGAATATTGCTACAATGGTTGTTAGCGTACGCGCCGTAGAGTAATCGACTCAACTTTGACTTGAAAACTACTTTGCTTTCGGAAGCTTGATTCCTGAGACGGCAAAATCACGAAGACCTAAACAAGGAGAAAACGAATGAAATTATTACGTCTGGTATTCCTCGCATTGGCGTTGACCGCAGCATTAGCATTCACCGGTTGTGGTGAATCCGATGACGATCCGCTTTCACCGAGTAATGCCCCCGTCGCACCGACCGGCTTGACGATAACAGCGACAAGCTCATCGGTTCATGTAGTTTGGACTGCCGCCACCGACGCCGATTCGATTTTAATCGAACGCGCTGAAGGCGCAGCCAGCACAACATTTGCGACGATCGCCCGGTTAGTGGGAACAGCATCTTCCTACCACGATATGAACATCATGACGGCGACAACGTACCGTTACAAGGTTACTGCAAAGAATTCGGTGGGCAACACCTCCAGTAACATCATGAATGCGACCACGTTAAGCGTTGCGACTTGGCAGTCGGATAGCGACAACCAGTACGACGGTAATTACTTCATCGCGGCTTACAATGATACCGATTCCGCGATGGTAGCAAAAGTAATCCCGAATCATACCGGAAAACTTCTCAAGGTTAAAGTCATGTTCGGGAATTGGAATGCGGGTGGCGTTTTTCAAAAGACGAACGTTATTGTTAAGGTTGTTACCGGTGCGATCAATGGAACCGCCGTATATACAACAACTGTCAACGCTAATGACATCGTAACAAATGGTACCGGCAGCTTCAACTGGCAAGAATTTGATTGCTCTGCATCAAACATCACGATTACCAGTGGAACCAATTTCTGGGTAACCGTAACACCGGTGTTTACCGATTTCACATCCAGCAGCACCCAAAGGATGTATATTTCGTCCGAACAGAATTCCCCATCGACCAACCCAGTGGAGACTTGGGTTCTTAGTCGTGATGGATCTTCAAGCCGGATAACGGATATGGACGTAGCAATCAGCGCCATTGTCGAGTACTAAGATTCCGATACATTTGAGTTGATGTATTTTTCATATATCGACTCGATGGAGTTAAATAGGGGCGTAACACTACGCCCCTATTTCTTTTTCGGTAGGACAGACACTCTTAAAACCTTTGATTTAATCATTGTCTTGTTTTTGTGAGGAACGAAGGTCGCAACCTTGTGCGACCGCAGTGACGTGGCAATCTCAAAAGGCAGACTATGGTAGCCGCGGGCTTTAGCCCGCGTTTTCCCGAAATGACACTCCTGCGCGGGCTAAAGCCCACGGCTACCCTGTAATGAGACAGTTTACTGTGTATCAAAACTACTGAATGGCAAAACTCACCGATACCACCGCCATAATTTCCTTCTCTTTCGTTGAGGTGTCGTACATCCCGTAATCGGAGACCTCATTAGAATTCCGTCGCGTTACTTGAAACACCCCCACTTTTGCATTCCGGATCGAACCGACTTTATTGCCAGTGCCTAAAGCAATTCGCTCGGCACGCAACTTGGCGTCTTTGGTCGCATCGGTCAACAAATCAAGCCGGTACTCATTCAATTTAATCACCAAGTACTCGAGCGGATACGATTCGAGCGGTAATCCCTCTAAAATCAGATCATTCGCTTTTTGGGCTATCGCTTCCATTTTCACCAAATCACCGGAGCGCACTTCAAATTGCAGCATCATCCGATAGCCGTTCACCTTCCCGGTTTCACCACCATCGCGGGAGAATTGGTACAGCGTTATCGTTTGCGGCGAACGAAAACTATATGCCGAATCGGGCAACCCCTGTTGCTGGAAAAACGCGCTCAGCTGTTCTTGATACTTTTTGTATTGCCGGTAGGTGTCGCTGAGTTGAGAACCAGTAGCATTTACGCTGCCGCGCCACACGACATAATCAGAGACAACCGGCTTGCGGGCAGAACCGGTAACGGTTATCGATTCGCTGGTTGTACGAATACTGGAAATTCCACCGGATATGATGGAAGCGCAGATAATAGCGACTACCGAAACTATCACGATTGGTATCAAAGGAAAATTCGCTTTCTCACTCATCGTTACCTCACTTTTGGTTGTTTGCATAGTTATGTTTGGTTGCGGGATGAATCCGGAACACCGTTTCGTCGACGTCGATGGGGAGTTTCGGGTAGGGTGACGCTTCTACAATGATACGAACGGTTTTACGGACTTCAGCATTTACGACGATGATCCGCTTCCAGTGTTCCCGTCGAATCGGAGCGGGGAGTAGGAGTTCGCAATTGGGATGAGTCGGCACATCGGGGGGGAATGGTTGTTCTTCCTGATAGTGCTGCTCATGTTGCGGTCTTGTTATGTCAAGTACTTGTTTGGCAAAACAGTTTTGCAGTAGTTCGGTGTGTTGCTTGCCATTCTCTACGGATAACAACTCTGCATCCTTAATAGCAGCGCCAAACGGTGCAATCGAAAAAGATTGCCATTCGAGTAGGGTTGGATCGAGTTCAATCGCAATCCACTCGTTACGCCAATTCTTTCCACTCAACCGAAAGAGATAGGAGGCAGGAATTCTACCAATCGCAACATTAACGGCATCGTTTAGCGATTGATGAAGATCGTAGCGGTTACGGTCGTGGATGTATCGCAATGCCCCGTCAAACCCATAGCGAGCCAGTAATCCTTTGTAGGAATCGACTGTGCCGAAACGGAGAATTTCCGGCAAATTCATCCGAAGATGCGTCGCATGCAGCAAGCGCAAGGCGGTTAATGGAGTTCGTTTTCGGAAAAGTGATTTGAGATAGGAGAACATTGTTGTCTCATTACCTCGAAAGATATTGCGATCTTATGCAGCGAAACAAGCAAAGTTCACTCGCTATGCAAACAACCCAGTATGGGTAATCAGAACGCAAAAATGCAAACAGGGGCGTCGAAGCGCCCCTTGCAAAATAGTGACATGATCAATGATGGCTTAGGGATTCGGAACCGTAATAGAGAGGTCATCGAATAGCACCGGTCCCGAGGTGGTCGTCCCATACAAACCTACCGCAATCGGAGTTGGATTGGAAAACGTGGTTGAGATGAGTCCCGACCAGATATCGACATCGTCGATTCGTACTAAAACATTGTTACCGTTGACTTCGCATTTTAGGTTGTAAGTCTGGTTAGGATAATAACTAACCCAATCACCGCCAAGATAGGAGGGCGTTCCGTTAATGGTCTGAATAACGTCCCACCTGCCGGTAAAGTAATCAAGTCCGATCAGTAAGTAATTACGCTCATCAAGAAACTTGGGCAAGAATGCGACCCGTCCGAAATCGTAACTGGTTGCCAAAACATTAACTTGGAATGTGCCATCGCCAAACTCTCGATCCAGCAATTGAAATCCGAAAGTCCCATAATTACTTCTTCCAATTACTTGCATTGCTTGATTCACCGAGTCCCAAGTAATTGAGTTGTAACCAGAGTACTCTCCTAAGCCAGCCAGCAATCCAATAAATTGCCAGTTGCCGGTAACTTCATCTTCGGAGAAATCGCTTTGATACAACAAGTTTGAATCAGGGATAATCGTGACTCTGGTCTCACCGATGGTTTGATGGGCGCGGTCGCTCACCGTTACCCGGATGGTATAATTACCGGTGATTCCAGGCGCTACCCATCTCACCGAGGGACCGCTGCCGAGGATTTGTCCGATGTTGGTCGACCACTGGTATGTCAGAAAATCACCATTCGGATCGTATGCGATACAGGATAATTGCGTGGTATCGTGTACCGATACTTGACTTGGTGTTACCCACACCCGCTCGATAATTGGCGGGTAATCGATAGTGCCGGATGGCAACACCCGTACTAAAACACTATCGCGTGTTGTATGAAAACTGTCGGTGACTGCGACACTGATGTAATACCTTCCCGTGTCAGGCGGTGCGATCCAGGTACATTGATTTCCCGATGCATGACGGATCTCACCGAAGCGCGCCGAAAAAGCAAAGGACAACAAATTGTCGTCGCCATCAGGATCGTAAGAATAAGCTACAATCGAGAGTGAATCGTTTTGTTCAACGGGATTTTGACTCGCTCGAACACTATCGATTTTCGGGGGGATATCCATCAATCCATGACGCAACACCGTTATTGTAACATGTGAAGAATCGGTATGATAATTATCATAAACATAAACGGTGAGCGTTGCCTGCAACGAACTTGCCGCACCGGAAATTACAGGTGCTACCCAACGGGTTTGATGGTCAGTTGTATCGATTATCTTTCCAACACTCGCAATCCAGTAAAACGATAACGAATCGTTGTCGGCATCGCGTGCGTAGGTGTCAAACCATAAGGTGTCCAGCACTTCACAGGAGTCATTTGAATAATCGATGCTATCGATAATGGGAGTGCGGTTAAACCAACCAAAAGGAAGCACATTCACTTCGATCGTATCGACATTCGTGTGCCAGCGGTCGCTAACCCAAACAAACAACTGATGCCTACCAGTATCCTGCGCTAACCAACGAACCTCAAATCCGCTGGTATCAAGCAATCCTCCCCGCGGTGCCATCCAGCGGTAACCGGTAATCGGATCGCCATCATCGTCGTTCGCGTTGCAGCGGAAAGTAACCGTATCGTTTACTTGAATTGTATCCGGCCAAAACTGAACCGAGTATATACTCGGAGGCTTATGTGTCTCATACGGCGTAACGCTTTCCGTTGTACACGACCAGAGTATGATTGCTGCGATTGCCGCAAACGAAATGGGAAACCAAATAGAACGTTTCATTCCGTTCAATCCTTTACAACAGTTATTACTGGGATACCGTCGGTTGCTCGACTGTAACAGCAGGTCCACCGGTTGTCACATCGAGCGAAATCGTAATGTTATCGCCGTTGCCAAGATCAGGGATAGTGAATCCGCAAACGCCGTGGGCTCGATCCCACGAAATGTTCTGTGGGTGATTACCAAGTACTTCCGCCGTTGCGTTGACAGTAGAGAAGTCATTCGATAAATAGACCTCGACGTAAATATCGCGCAATGGGATTTTTCCGCTGTTTGTTACGCTTATCCGAATACGACTGCGGGATACGATTTTTGCCGACACGCGAATATTCTGCCAACCGGCAAAGCGATCAATGACAGTACTAATCGACGAGCGCCAAACCCCCATCGAATCCATTTGTGACACAAGACGAGGTATCACTTCCTTTACATTGTTCCCATCGAGAGCGGGATCGATGATACCGAGGTACAAGCCACCGGCGTTCGCTACTCGCCGCAAGTCACTATTCATCGCTTTCGATAAATCATAGCCATTCTTCATATCCCGGTATTCATACCACTCCCGCATCGTGAGGACATACTTGGGAAATGTTGCAATTGGCGCTTTTCGGGAAAAAATCGACCACCAACCGCCGGCATTTACGATGGTGCTCGCAGGACCGTAATACCGGGGACTTGGATTGCCAAAGACAAATTTCAATTTGTGGCGAGCCGCCGCTTCGAGTGTTAATGCGTCATAATTCCAATCGGAAGTGAATAGTCCAACGGGTGGCTTGCCCGTCATCTGCTCGATCCGTTTCACTTTATAACTAACACTGTTGGTTTGGTCACTGAGACTGTGGCCAGCGAAACTCATGCCGGGACCGGCATCAATGACGATGTCCACCCCTCCGTAGGAGCCGCGATTCATCCCCGGTGGTTGAAAGTCTGCATCTAACATTAAATCGACATGGGCACCGCTGCTCCGTGCTAACTCCAATGTTTGTTGATAGTCTGCGGTTGCACTACGTCCTTCCAACAACATTGCGCCGCCAGCTTGGTACCCTTTCGGCCAAACTTGCACATTGATAAGTGGTTGACCATGCAGCCAAGCAATACTGTTGTGGAGAATCTGGTCGAAGAGATCGCTGTTATCTTTATTGTCCTGAACAATGTCCGGGGTAAAACTGTACCAGACAAACTTACCGCGCAGATAGCGGCCGTGCATGATCATACTGCCGGCACCCCAATCGGTATCGACTTTTTCCCGCCAGTAAGGTTTGAACCAGGTAGCATCACTCTCTACCCGGGTTGTCTCAACGGGATTCATCGTTACGCTACCGTTGTAAGTAAAGAATTCAAGGTGACTGCCGGGTGTTATCATGGCAGTAATCGGGCTACCACCATGTAGTACCATGCTAGTACCGCCAGCGGAATCGCGTACTTCCTCCGTGGTAATCGAACCTAATACTTGCTCAAGAAAGTCGAAACCCACCCAGTTTCCTGTTTCGTCACGACAGCCAACCGACCAACACATCAGGACATTACCACCATTTGCCAAGAAACGTTTTATCCCATCGCGCTCATCCATTGAAAGTAAAAGTGTGCCGGGCAGAATAAGGACCTCATACCCCGTCCAATTGCGGGTCAAATCAGGCTCTTCGATTATCTTGTACTTGATGTCGCGATTGAAAAGTGTTTCTTTCCAGTACTCAAGCATCGATGGCGTTTTATCACCCGCTTGTATCTCTTGCCATGCCTCGACAGTTGATCGCCCTTCGCGGCGTTTCACCCCTTTAGCATACCACAGCGTATCGACTAACGGCCAAAGATCGTTGCGTCCGGTATATGGCCATTCCGTGGTGTCATCTTTTACTAAGTGGAGGTATCGTTCTGTTCGCAACGGGTGAACCAATAAGGCTTGCGGCATTCCGCTCCAACCTTGCGGTACCGACGCGGCATTGTTACTGCTCGACCATAGCGAGAGTGAGAACTGGCCATAGATGTAATGCATGACTTGACTATAGCCCCACCATCCAACGACAAGGAGGAGGATAGTGAAAGTCACCATCCGCAACATGAAGAACCGGCTGCGGCTCCCGTGCTCGGAGGTTTGTTCGACATCCTTTTCGATGTCTTGCTTGGAAGGATGTTTCCGATTACTCACGGTACCTCACCTATTTCCAGTGATCATCCGGATTTTCAAACTCCGGCTTCGAGGGTCTTCCCCCCTTGTGTCCGGGATCATTATAGACATACTTACTCGCGGAATCCGTTTCGGGAACTCCAAGTAACGGCAACCCGCCAGGTTTGTCGCCGGTTTTTTTGGCGGTTTTCGTAGGTTGTAATCCGGCATACATCCGAACTGAAGTTCGGAACGCCTCCACATTTTCCTCTTCCGGCTCTGGTGCCGGAAGCGACGAACGCATCGGACTGGGAGCCCCGTAAATACCTGTATCGTGCTTATCGAAATCCAATGGCTTGCCGTCAGCAGTCAACAGGCTTTTCTCGGTTCGACGCGAGAAAAAGAAGTAGTATAACGCTCCGCCTAAAAAGATGGCTGCAATGATAAAAGCAAGTTTAAAAAACTTGAAAGGAAGATCACGCGTCTTCTGGTTATAAAGACCGCCGCTTCCTTTTACTAACAAGGCAGTAAAATCATCGTTTGCTTTGAGCTTGGGCAGATAAATCATATAGCAACTGTCGCGAACATCGTAGGTGCAGCTTTTCGAGATCGAAGCAAGCATCATTTGCTCTACGGGAATCGTGCGTGGTGCTGCTACCCGCAAAACGACATTCTCAACAGGCTTATCGCTGCGGTTCGTTATCATAAATTTTAACGACGAATCGGTTGCTAAAGTTGCGACCTGTAGTGCCTCGCGGGCTTTCATCCAGTTTGTTACTTCGCGGGTGGTCGCAATCCAGATGTTATCGTGTCTTTGTAATTCTTTAATCACTTGTTCGACAACCATCGTCAATTCAGGTTTCGACAGCATCTGGCTGTGGTAATTCAATCGGTACAAGCCGCGCATATCATGTATTCGTTCAAAATCTTTTATCATTATTGCAGACATCGTCGCCGCGTCGCTGATTTTGAACCGGTCTACTAAATCGTAATCGTCTAACTCCCCCTTCGGGTACGTGACCAATCCTTCTAATGAACCCGGCGAATCGGGACGCCAGCGGGGGTAGTCGCGGTCTGGAACATCATCGGCCATCAAGTAGTCGAGACCGGTCATCCGAACAGCGGTCATCGTAAACTGGTTATAGGATAACTCTGGTGGACGGAATCCCGTCGGACGTTCCGAAACTTTCGATACATATTCGATTGCACGCTTAAGTCGTTGGACTTGTTGATCGAGTGATTGTTCGCCGAACCGGTCGTGGGTGTCGCCATGTAAACCCAATTCACCACCGTTCTTCACCAGCCGTTTGATTACATCGGGGTGTTTCATCCCCTCTTCGACTAACAAATTGAAGGTCGTTTTTACGTTGTACTTCTCAAACAAGTTGATGATGTTTTCCACATTAGCGAACTGGTCTTCGATATCACCGTGGATGATAACCGCACTTTCGCGTCCTTTCGGCCAAGCCTCCACACCAACTGCCGATGCTCCCATTAGCCATTTAAACATCTGGTGAAACATGGGTTGATAGACTTCGCGGTTTATTGAATCGGCATGCATCCCATCGATGTTAGCACCGAACCAAACGACTCTTCCGCCTTGTGGCAACTCACGAACAATCAGTCCCGCTTCTCGTTTAATAATCGATGGATCGCGTTCGAAATAACCATCGGTCGACCAATATCCAGCGATGTCGCGTTTGCGATCGACATTTACTTTCATCGGAACCACGGTTGGTGATAGCCGTAGATAGTAACCGGGGGGAACGTTTAATGTAATCGGGGTTCCAAATCGTAATTGTAGAGCCGATGGTTTGCCAATTTCGATTTCAGTGTCGAGTGGTTCGGCTCCGAGTAGTTCCGCTAAATCGCGATAACCGCGCCAGCTTCCATCATTGTTGCGACAGGAAATCGCCCAAGTCGCTAATACGCCGCCACCGTTATTCAGAAAGCGTTTGACCTCCAGCCATGCTGCGGAATCGAGACAAACGGTTCCCGGTAAAATGATCAAGTCATACTTCCGCAAGTCGCCTAACAATGCATTTTCCGGTGCTTCGGTGATATTATAATAACCACCGAGTAACAGATCATTGCGAAATACAGCACCGTAGTTCAACGCCATTGTCGTATCGCCTTCGTTCATAAACCGCGAAGTAGCATTGGGGCGAACGAGCAACACCCGATTGTGCGTTTCGGCAGCGAATCCGGTTAGTGTGAACAATAATGCGGCAAGTATGGCAAATCTTCTCATTGCTTACTTCCAAGAAGGTGAAGTGTCGTTACCGGGAGTGGGATGCCGCGTGTCTTGACGACCCGGAGGCGTATACAACCGGGGTGACAATTGTGGCGGTTCCTCTTCGACGGGGGCCGGAAGAGCCGCTTCCGGGAAGTACCGGCCATCGCCTGCCTCGAATGTTTTCATAAATGCTTGCTGAGCCGAACTTAATGGTGGCAGCGCTGCTGCCGGTTGCCGCTGCTGAGGTGCCACCGGTTGCCGCGACGCCGGATATGCTAAATCGTCATAAGAGTTCGCCGGTTGTACAATCGGGGTTGGTTCTTCAACCGGTTTTTCGGCAATCGGTGCCAACGGCTGCAAAGGTGCCTTGCGACGCTCTTTTAGCCGGAAAACAACATATGACGCCACAGCCACGATAAAAGTGATAATCGTGATGATAAAAATGACTGTGGACAGAATCGGAATCAAATCCATTATTTTCTCCTACTCAAACGCTGCCGTGGATTTACCAGAGCGTTGAAAGCCAATTGCGCTCACACGCAAGATTGCGGAAGCCGTCCGCTTACTTTTTATTACAACCTGCCAACCCGTTCGAGTTTGCCCCAGCTCATCTTGATACCGAGCATCTCCTCGACCGTCGCCATCAGTTTTGCCATATCGATCAACTGAATGAAAAAGAATCGGTAAATTACCGCCAACGGTACTAAACGTAGTTGCTCTTTTTCCATTGCAACTGAGTGCATTGCTGCAATCGTGTCGAGAATCGTTAACTGCACCCACCAAAGCACAATCAACGGTGACATCCCCCAAATGATAGCAACAATGATGAAAAGCAAATTCGCCATGGTATTCATACCGGGCCATAAAACCGATTCGACGATCATTTGCCACATCGTTCCAACGACTCGCCAACCCGCACCAGGATGAAATAAATACTTCCGGTGCTTGCGTAGCGATTGTAAAATTCCGCGCGTCCAGCGATAGCGTTGCTTCAAGAGCTGTAGCAATTTTTCCGGCGCTTCGGTGTAACTGATAGCATAGGGTTCGTAATCGACCTTGTAACCATGTGTAATCAGTTTGAGGGTTAGGTCACAGTCTTCCGCGAAGGTATCGGCTTCCCATCCGCCAACTTCCACCAACGCGGTCTTTCGGAACAAGCCTATTGGACCGGGAATAATGTTCACCGATTGCAAAAATGCTTGAGCGCGCCGGGCGAGGTTTAATCCTTCGATATACTCCAGCGCTTGTAATCGGGTAAGCAGATTCACTCGGTTGACTACTTTCACATTTCCAGCGACTGCAGCGATTTTCGGATTCACAAAATGCCGCATTGCCATCCGTAATGTTTCCGGAGCCAATTTGCTATCGCCATCCATACAAACGACCACTTCGCCGGTTGCGTCGCGAGCGCCGTGATTCAACGCATGGGACTTCCCCTTGTTTACCTGGGTCAACACCTTGACTTCGACCGGTCCGTACACTCCTTGTTGTCGGCCTTGCATAGTGCGTGCGATCGCAAGAGTATCGTCTTTCGACCCATCATCGATAACAACGATTTCATAGTTAGGGTAATCAAGCGCCAGCAGCGATTGTACTGACTTTGCAATAACTGGTCCTTCGTTATACGCTGGTACTAAAACCGAAACTTTCAGTAAAGGGTACTCATATTCATCGCTTGCTTTTTCTCGCGAATGGTGCAGATACGAGAGAAAAATGAGCGATAAGTATCGCGCAATCAGTACGAACAAGAATAGCAATAACGATATAATCGAAACGTTTACGATGATGTTTGGCACCGAAAACTGCGAACGTAGTAAAATGATGTAAGTTGCAATGGTAATCGAGCCGAAAATGACCACTAGAATGGCGACAACAAAACCATACCCCCACTCTTTTGAGGTCGTTTTTACAGCGGCGTCGCCGCCGGTTACAGGTTCGATTTTTTCCGCTTCTTTTACTTTTCCGCTGGATTCCGGTACTTTTTCGCCGTTTATTTTTCCAGAGCCGTTTCCATTGATGGCTGGCTGCTCATCGGTCGGAGTCGACCTCGGAGTTTTTTGCCACCAGCGACGGCGCGGTTCGACATCGGTTGTTTGACTCATACCGTATTCCAATACTTAAAGGTTGATGACCGCAGATGCGGCGACGCCAGAATAACTATACTCGCCGTCCGTGCGAATTGTCCGTAAGTATGAGTAAGCAAGGCCAACATTAATCCGTTTGCTTACGCGCACATTCAATTCGCCACTCATGTTTTTGATCGCATCATTTGTCTTTTGAACCCGGCCGACACCGCCGCGGATTGTGTAGTACCAACGAGGAAAGGAGTTATGTAAATCGATCCAGCCACCTACTGTCGAGTAGTCTTTTGGCGCCCAATACCCAACCGCTTCTTTTTTCGCATCCACACTTTCAACGCGCCCTCCGAGCGTCAGATACGGCTTGAAAAGATAACCGGCTTCAAACCACATTTCGGTTCGGGTATTTCGATCAGAAATCTGTAACTGTGAAACTTCCCCCTCGGCTGTCCATTGCTTGTTAATTTCGTAAGTGCCAGCGACGCCGATTTTTTCCGTGGTTAACTCTTCGCCCCATGTCTGCAGTTCCTTGGTAGCACCAAGATCAAACATCGCTTCCTGCTTCGAGTAATAAGCGCGGCCAATGAATCCCACTAATTCGGGAACATCCTTGAAATTGTGACTTACGTCCAGCCGGATACCTTGTGCAACCTTCTTTTCAAATTGATAATTTCGATACTCGACTGAACCTTGTGTCAGTTTATCGAAACTGTATTCCAAGGCTCCGAAGCCAAACCAGCCAAGCTCACGGAAACCATCTTGCTCGGTTTCGGTGGTACCGGTTCCAATTTTCGCTTGGGTCCGAAGATTGAAACTAAACGTTGTAGCGGCTAATGCTTCACGCATAAAGAAATTTGAATTATCGGATAGTGTCCGGGCAGACGAAACAAATCCGCGGAACAATGGGCCATTAAGCGATTGCAATGCTTTACGGGCCTCCGATGAACGGGGGTTTAATGCCAATACCCGGTTGTAACTTTCATAAGCGGAGTAGACATCGCCTTTCCAGAAATAAGCGTTCGCGATGCCCATTTGGCATTCTGCCGATTCCGGATTCAATCGCAGAGCTCGCTCAAACTCACTGATCGCCCGCTCATTATCGCCGGACCAGGAAAGCACTTGGGCGTAGCGATAACGATACTCAAAATTCATCGGGTTTTCATCTGCCAAGGTGCGGTAAATATCGCCCGCTTCCCGGTACTGTTTTGCATCCGCTAAGATACTTGCTAACTCAATCTGCGTATCGGGATCGCTTCTTCTCCGTTCTAACACCAAGCGGTATTGGGCAACTGCTTCGGTTGCCTGTCCTGTCTGTGCCAGCAGTTTTGCATACTCAATCCGGGCATCGACATCGTCTGGCTTGAGTTGCACTTGCAATTTTGCTTGTCGGATTGCCTCTGTTTCCCAAATCGTACGGCGGGTCGCAATTTCCTGTTTCATCAATAACAACCGTTTATCTTCCGGCTCGTTGATAAGAAGTTGCGTAACCAGTTCGTTCGCTTCGTAAAAACGCTTGGAGTCGAGATACAACCCGGCAAGCCGACGCATTAACGTTGGATTTGTCGGATCGGCTTTTAGTTTCTTCTCGAGTTGAAAAATGAGTGGTGAAATATCCTGATCGATCATTGTTAAGCCCTGTTTGGCGTCGGAGTTCAATGAATCGACTTTGAGAATATTGTTATATAGTACCCGCGCTTCTTCAAAATTGCCTTGCCGCCGGACCGCTTCAGCGAGACCGATTTGTGTATTCACATCGTCGGGGTGGATCGTTAAATCGCTGCGGAATATTTGTTCAGCCTCGGCAACATCGTCGCTGCCATAAAGCAAACTGTTTGCCAATCCGAGTTGCGCATCACGATTGCCCGGG
Encoded here:
- a CDS encoding glycosyltransferase family 2 protein produces the protein MSQTTDVEPRRRWWQKTPRSTPTDEQPAINGNGSGKINGEKVPESSGKVKEAEKIEPVTGGDAAVKTTSKEWGYGFVVAILVVIFGSITIATYIILLRSQFSVPNIIVNVSIISLLLFLFVLIARYLSLIFLSYLHHSREKASDEYEYPLLKVSVLVPAYNEGPVIAKSVQSLLALDYPNYEIVVIDDGSKDDTLAIARTMQGRQQGVYGPVEVKVLTQVNKGKSHALNHGARDATGEVVVCMDGDSKLAPETLRMAMRHFVNPKIAAVAGNVKVVNRVNLLTRLQALEYIEGLNLARRAQAFLQSVNIIPGPIGLFRKTALVEVGGWEADTFAEDCDLTLKLITHGYKVDYEPYAISYTEAPEKLLQLLKQRYRWTRGILQSLRKHRKYLFHPGAGWRVVGTMWQMIVESVLWPGMNTMANLLFIIVAIIWGMSPLIVLWWVQLTILDTIAAMHSVAMEKEQLRLVPLAVIYRFFFIQLIDMAKLMATVEEMLGIKMSWGKLERVGRL
- a CDS encoding tetratricopeptide repeat protein — translated: MIKKHWWGVLLLLVSFALAETPPQMLLRAKTLQKNGVYMEAISLYNEYLKVTPNDSEARILLVELLLELKQRERATEHIIILRKELPNDPRVLKFSMIAEGVKTQKRNDIIKDYEARVKSPNASPSDLLEYARFLSGINQTERCIEMYKRYLSHKSGDQVARLELAKQYGWAHRYGEANSELGKIFANSPDHAGARLFLGEMEYWQGKETEALEQFRRVLKVEPKNKEASKHIATIINSPSYKERTLWDAAQADPTGKPLIPLAQFLLEKGREWEADSIVKVRLTADAKDTSAIALANAIETSRLKRLDDQIEAFRKKLETNPTDTSALLNLARYYQSVPRYSDAIGAYDKYLERRPNDYPIRLERAKVLNWAGKSKEATEEFRIVTTALPGNRDAQLGLANSLLYGSDDVAEAEQIFRSDLTIHPDDVNTQIGLAEAVRRQGNFEEARVLYNNILKVDSLNSDAKQGLTMIDQDISPLIFQLEKKLKADPTNPTLMRRLAGLYLDSKRFYEANELVTQLLINEPEDKRLLLMKQEIATRRTIWETEAIRQAKLQVQLKPDDVDARIEYAKLLAQTGQATEAVAQYRLVLERRRSDPDTQIELASILADAKQYREAGDIYRTLADENPMNFEYRYRYAQVLSWSGDNERAISEFERALRLNPESAECQMGIANAYFWKGDVYSAYESYNRVLALNPRSSEARKALQSLNGPLFRGFVSSARTLSDNSNFFMREALAATTFSFNLRTQAKIGTGTTETEQDGFRELGWFGFGALEYSFDKLTQGSVEYRNYQFEKKVAQGIRLDVSHNFKDVPELVGFIGRAYYSKQEAMFDLGATKELQTWGEELTTEKIGVAGTYEINKQWTAEGEVSQLQISDRNTRTEMWFEAGYLFKPYLTLGGRVESVDAKKEAVGYWAPKDYSTVGGWIDLHNSFPRWYYTIRGGVGRVQKTNDAIKNMSGELNVRVSKRINVGLAYSYLRTIRTDGEYSYSGVAASAVINL